Proteins found in one Paenibacillus borealis genomic segment:
- a CDS encoding methyl-accepting chemotaxis protein: protein MDNLAALVAAAPFFKQIHAQDIMIGITDREIFHYYAPSKVLDFGLTKGSPVPPDDPSLGNALAGRATTNRLSPELYGATVISSAVPVYGAEGEVIGAFAIAYTLENEDKMEQLTENINQISGQLMDMVQNVAAQSEELSATTAQILDNSRKTVEESKQVNKVAGFIREISEQTNLLGLNAAIEAARVGEQGAGFGVVATEVRKLSVHTKEATKSIEDSLSTVQRSIREMEQEIEAIAMSSSAQAELVTQFSDVIEKLNETSGEMARFISSVIQ, encoded by the coding sequence ATGGATAACTTGGCAGCATTGGTCGCAGCAGCACCCTTTTTCAAACAGATTCACGCACAGGACATTATGATCGGCATTACGGATCGGGAAATATTCCATTACTATGCACCCAGCAAAGTGCTCGATTTCGGTTTAACCAAAGGAAGTCCGGTTCCTCCGGATGATCCCTCACTCGGCAATGCCCTGGCAGGACGCGCTACGACAAACCGGCTGTCGCCTGAGCTGTATGGAGCAACTGTGATTTCTTCGGCAGTGCCGGTCTATGGTGCGGAGGGTGAAGTTATCGGGGCTTTCGCTATAGCCTATACGCTGGAAAATGAAGATAAAATGGAACAGCTGACCGAAAACATTAATCAGATCAGCGGCCAGCTCATGGATATGGTTCAGAATGTAGCAGCCCAGTCTGAGGAGCTGTCGGCGACGACGGCGCAGATTCTGGACAATTCCCGTAAGACCGTGGAAGAGTCCAAGCAGGTGAATAAGGTTGCCGGGTTTATCCGCGAGATCTCCGAGCAGACGAATCTGCTGGGCCTGAATGCGGCGATTGAGGCTGCGCGGGTCGGAGAGCAGGGTGCAGGCTTCGGGGTAGTGGCGACAGAGGTCCGCAAGCTGTCGGTACATACGAAGGAAGCCACGAAGTCGATCGAGGATTCTCTTAGCACGGTGCAGCGCTCGATCCGGGAGATGGAGCAGGAGATTGAAGCAATCGCCATGTCTTCCTCGGCTCAAGCTGAGCTGGTTACCCAGTTCAGTGATGTGATTGAGAAGCTGAATGAGACCAGCGGGGAGATGGCCAGATTTATTTCATCCGTTATTCAATAA
- a CDS encoding MarR family winged helix-turn-helix transcriptional regulator, protein MSSHEPDQPTELQEQFTLLMRGLGTRTVQYQQNVASALGLYNNDFISVDILREKGPITAGELSKLTGLTTGSVTALIDRLEKTGYVRRENDPGDRRKVIIVPLYEHKADVIETYSALHTAMIALAASYTEEELTLITQFLGKAGAVLEQQIDHLNAHPPGRSNS, encoded by the coding sequence ATGTCCAGCCATGAACCCGATCAGCCGACTGAACTCCAGGAACAATTCACCCTGCTCATGCGCGGACTGGGAACCCGGACGGTACAATATCAGCAGAATGTGGCCTCCGCCCTCGGTTTATACAATAATGACTTCATATCCGTAGATATCCTGCGTGAAAAGGGGCCGATTACCGCCGGAGAACTGTCGAAGCTAACCGGACTGACTACCGGCAGCGTCACCGCATTAATTGACCGGCTGGAGAAAACCGGCTATGTCCGCAGAGAAAATGACCCGGGTGACCGCCGCAAAGTGATTATCGTTCCGCTATATGAGCATAAAGCGGATGTCATAGAGACCTATTCGGCGCTTCATACGGCTATGATTGCCTTGGCTGCTTCATATACGGAAGAAGAACTCACGCTGATCACACAGTTTCTGGGCAAAGCAGGCGCGGTGCTGGAACAGCAGATTGATCACCTGAACGCCCATCCTCCTGGCCGCTCTAATTCCTGA
- a CDS encoding saccharopine dehydrogenase family protein, which translates to MKTDIIVIGGYGHVGSQICRLLGGRHPGKVYAAGRNLKRAEEFSRSTGGYVKPLHLTAEEPLDRKLLERVKLVVMCLDQQDTRLAEACLQSGTHYVDVSASGDFLTRLHKLDAVKNNLQASALLSVGLAPGLTNLLAAQAMQELEQTDSIDISIMLGLGDSHGQAALEWTVDNLGASFEITEHGKARTASSFTESKSTDFGFDLRTRTAYRFPFSDQQTLPETLGVPSVSTRLCFDSRISTSAVAVLRRLGLPALLRNRTFRNFAVRAFGKFRFGSARYAVKVDAYGLKNDKPVRIEYGIEGVHEADITAITAAGVILNLYESTPSPGVYHIEQLFTLQPDGNHLSLVSAEKAGTGYSMAYPLNGVTFWRRSTVR; encoded by the coding sequence ATGAAAACAGATATTATAGTCATCGGCGGTTATGGTCATGTCGGGTCACAAATTTGCCGGCTTCTCGGCGGGAGACATCCCGGGAAGGTCTATGCGGCGGGAAGAAATCTGAAACGTGCCGAAGAGTTCTCCCGCAGCACCGGCGGGTACGTGAAGCCGCTGCATCTGACGGCAGAAGAGCCGCTGGACCGGAAGCTGCTTGAACGGGTGAAGCTGGTTGTAATGTGCCTGGACCAGCAGGATACGCGGCTGGCAGAGGCTTGCTTACAGAGCGGCACGCATTATGTAGATGTCTCGGCAAGCGGGGATTTCCTTACCAGGCTGCACAAACTGGACGCCGTGAAGAATAACCTTCAGGCATCAGCTCTGCTGAGTGTCGGCCTGGCTCCAGGGCTGACCAACCTGCTAGCGGCACAGGCCATGCAGGAATTGGAGCAAACGGATTCCATCGATATCTCCATAATGTTGGGGCTGGGCGACAGTCATGGACAAGCCGCACTGGAGTGGACAGTGGACAATCTGGGTGCATCCTTTGAGATTACTGAGCATGGCAAAGCGCGTACAGCTTCAAGCTTCACCGAAAGCAAGTCCACTGATTTCGGCTTTGACCTGCGGACCCGGACAGCCTACCGCTTTCCCTTTTCGGATCAGCAGACTCTGCCTGAAACTTTGGGCGTTCCATCCGTCTCCACCCGGCTCTGCTTCGATTCCCGCATATCCACCTCCGCTGTTGCCGTGCTGCGCAGATTAGGTCTGCCCGCACTGCTGCGGAACAGGACCTTCCGTAACTTCGCTGTCCGGGCTTTCGGCAAATTCCGGTTCGGCTCGGCACGATACGCAGTTAAAGTGGATGCCTACGGGTTGAAGAACGACAAGCCCGTGCGGATTGAATATGGAATTGAGGGTGTACATGAAGCAGATATTACCGCAATAACTGCCGCAGGTGTAATCCTTAACCTCTATGAATCCACACCTTCGCCAGGCGTCTATCATATTGAGCAGTTATTCACTCTGCAGCCGGACGGGAACCATCTGTCGCTGGTATCCGCAGAGAAGGCCGGAACCGGCTATAGTATGGCCTACCCTCTGAACGGCGTCACTTTTTGGAGGCGGAGTACTGTCCGATAG
- a CDS encoding helix-turn-helix transcriptional regulator — protein MNEAMKSIQQLDPARGGGAMDSQQYREAVIAKLRSVIPFAAACCTTVDPHTLLTTGAVTEQGLAAVHAALFEYEYLHEDYMKYEHLAKAELPVACLSGVTGGSLEKSERYRKVLQPAGFGDELRAALMAGGACWGFLTLFRPLDSPPFQAQECAWIASAAPLIAAGLRSYATSLPGKDTDSEGPADNGIMVLNERLIALSANKAANYWLEQMRKGERLDAGVLPGPVRAVCLRVVAEESASEAAPSNAKICLQTGEGAYLTVTASRLDGPEEGVLAVSFVNARSSDVFRLLAEAFALTAREKQLAEMLLLGLSTKELAESLHISAYTVQDHLKSIFAKAGVFSRRELISRLLSR, from the coding sequence ATGAACGAGGCGATGAAGAGCATACAGCAGCTGGACCCCGCCCGGGGCGGGGGAGCTATGGATTCACAGCAATACAGGGAAGCGGTTATTGCGAAGCTCCGTTCCGTTATTCCGTTTGCTGCGGCCTGCTGCACGACAGTAGATCCGCATACGCTTTTAACCACCGGGGCGGTCACGGAACAGGGGCTCGCAGCTGTGCACGCTGCGCTGTTTGAATATGAATATCTGCATGAGGATTATATGAAGTATGAGCATTTGGCCAAGGCGGAGCTTCCGGTAGCCTGCTTAAGCGGAGTTACGGGCGGAAGCCTGGAGAAGAGTGAGCGTTACCGCAAGGTCCTGCAGCCCGCAGGATTCGGTGATGAGCTGCGGGCTGCTCTTATGGCGGGCGGGGCCTGCTGGGGATTCCTGACTCTGTTCCGCCCGCTGGATAGCCCTCCGTTTCAAGCGCAGGAATGCGCCTGGATCGCTTCCGCTGCACCGCTGATTGCTGCCGGGCTGCGCAGTTACGCCACATCGCTGCCCGGCAAGGATACGGACAGTGAAGGGCCGGCGGATAACGGAATTATGGTGCTGAATGAGCGGCTGATTGCGCTGAGTGCGAATAAAGCGGCGAATTATTGGCTTGAGCAGATGCGGAAGGGGGAACGTCTGGATGCGGGAGTGCTGCCGGGGCCGGTCCGGGCCGTGTGCCTGCGGGTTGTAGCAGAGGAGAGTGCTTCCGAAGCTGCCCCTTCGAACGCTAAAATATGCCTCCAAACCGGGGAGGGGGCTTATCTGACAGTTACAGCCAGCAGGCTGGACGGCCCTGAGGAAGGCGTGCTGGCTGTTTCTTTTGTTAATGCCAGATCTTCCGATGTATTTCGCCTGCTGGCCGAGGCCTTTGCCTTAACAGCACGGGAGAAGCAGCTTGCAGAGATGCTGTTACTGGGGTTATCCACTAAGGAGCTGGCGGAGTCGCTTCATATCTCTGCTTATACCGTTCAGGACCACCTGAAATCCATCTTTGCCAAAGCAGGCGTGTTCAGCCGCCGCGAGCTGATCAGCAGGCTGCTGTCACGTTAA